TCGCGCGGCAGAGCCGCGCCGGCCAGCCATCGCCCTCGCTCGTGGCCGCGGTGTCCGTCGGGTTGCTCCTCGCCTGGGGCGTGATGTTCGTCCGCGTCGTCGTCGAGGTCGTCGTCGTCAACCCCACGCTCGTCTGGCGCGTGATCTCGCCCATGACGGTCATGGCTCTGGTCACCGGCCTCGGCGCCCTCCTCCTGCTCCGGGCGAGCCGCGGGGCGCCCGCGTCGGCCGACCTCGAGCTGAAGACGCCGTTCAGTCTGACGGCGGCGATCCGGTTCGCCGTCGTCTTCGCGGCCGTGCTGCTCGTCGTGAAGCTCGCGGAGACCTACCTGCCCACGACCGGCCTGTACGCGGTCGCGGCGCTCGCCGGGCTCGCCGACGTCGATGCCATCACCTTGTCGGTGGCCGATCGCGCCCGCGACTCGCTCGACCACCTCACGGCAGCACGGGCCATCGTCATCGCAGCGACGACCAACACGCTGGCGAAGGGCGCCCTCGTCGCAGCGCTCGGCGCCCCGCCGCTTCGCGCACGCATCCTCCTCACGGCCGTGGTCATCGGTGCCGCGGGCCTCGTGTCGATGCTCGTCCTCTGAAGCCGGAGGCTGCGTGCGGCTGCACGAGCGGTCGTCGGCGCCCCGAACGCTCAGGGCCGTGACGTCCTGAGAGTCCACTCCGGCGGGAGCCGGAGGTCTCCTTGCCGCCGGCCGGCGAAGGCGAACGTCCGCAGCGACAGGATGCCGCCGTGGAAGCCCTCGTAGATCACGTGACAGCGGTCGCCCTGCAGCCGGCTCCCGAGCGCGAAGAAGAGCGGGTCGAGATGCTCCGATGTCGGCGCGGCGAGATGCGCCATGGGACCCTGACGGCGATAGTTGAGGATCGCGCCGGTGTCGTCCGCCTCCAGCCGATCGCGCATCCAGCTGTCGAAGGCCATCGCCCACGCCTCGGTCGGCGGCCTCGGCTGGTCGAAGCGCGCCCGCGCCTCGTTGTGGACGATGCCTCCGCTGGCGAGCAGCACGACGCCGTCGCGCCGGAGCGGCGCGAGCGCTTCGCCGATGGCCAGCATCTCGTCGGGCGCGATCGGCGCGGGCAGCGACACCTGCACGGTCGGGATCCGCGCGCCGGGAAACAGCAGGGCCAGGGGCAGCCAGACCGCTGAATCGAGCCCACGTCCCTGATCCAGCAGGGCCCCGAGACCCCGCCCGTTCAAGAGGGTGGCAACCCTCGACGCCTCGGCAGGCGCGCCGGGGAGCGTCGGCACGCCGGCATCGACCCAGGCCGGGAACCCCGCGTAGTCGCGAATCCGTTCGGGTTGCCGGCTCGCGGTCACCCTGATCGGGCGCATGGCGGTCCAGTGGGCCGAAATGGCGACGACGGCGCGCGGCACGCCGAGGCCCAGGCCAAAGCGCCTCAGAGTCTGCTTGAAGCCCTCGTCGTTCGTCACGAGGGGCGAGCCGTGTGAGACAAACAGCACCGGCGTCCGCCACCAGTCGCGGGCCCGGCGCTCGATGCGGTCCGGCTGAGCGGTCATCATCGACAGGCTGTCTGCGTGCCAGCGGTTCGTACGGGCGTCGCGTCGACAGTCCGTCGGTGTCTCTGGCAGAATGGCCTCTACTCTACACCGGGTCGTCGCATCCTGCCCGCCGGCCCCGCCAAAGGTGCCACCGTTGAACAGCATTCCCGTGGAGTACGCCAGCCGGCGTCCCATCCGAGACCGCAACAAGCTCTACTACCGGGTCCTGCACTGGCCCATCTGGATCTTCGTCTTCTTCATCGCGCCGGGGCCGCTCACCTTCGACCTGTTCGAGCGGGGGTTCGACCAGCGGATGGCCGCCTGGCTCGGCGTGGTGCTGATCGTCACCGGCATTGCCGGGTGGCGGGGCCGCCTGCCAGGCGTCGAGCCGAGGCCCTACATCATCCGTTTCACGGAAGACCGGCCAAACCCCCTGTACCGACGCGTCTGCTACACGGTGGCGTGGAGCGAGGCCATCGCGTTTGCCGTCTTGAACATTGCCGGCCTCGTGTGGGCCATCACCACGGGTCACTGGATTCTGAAGCAGATGTACGCGACCGCCTACTTTCCCATCGTCGGTACCGTTTGGGGACTCGGGGTGCTCGGCCGCCTGCCGCGGTGCAAGCCCTCGACCAAGGGGGAAGGGCACGAGCGGCGGTACTTCTACGGGACGGTCTGGGCGGTGTCCGTCGCGCAGCCCGTGTTGTGGGCGCTCTGGACCGTGGTGCCCACCGGTCGAGGTGGCGACGTCGTCAAGCTCGCGGTGTTTCTGGGCGTCCTGAGCGTCATGGGGCGTCTCGCGGTGACGGGCCGCCTGCCGCGCACGCGGCCGATTGTGCCGGGCGAACTGGCCGTGTCCGACTGACGAGCACGGGCCGAGGTCGTCGGACGATTCGCCGGTCTCTTCGGATACAGTGGGGCGCCATGGAAGGCTGGGAGGGCTGGGACGACTACGCGCCGTTCTACGACTGGGAGAACGCCCAGACGGTCGGCCGGCGCGACGTGGCCTTCTGGCGCCGGTTGGCGAGACAGACCGGTGGCCGTGTGCTCGAGCTCGGCTGCGGCACGGGGCGCATCACCGTGCCGCTCGCCAGGACGGGCCTGCCGGTCGTGGGCATCGACCGCTCCGGGGCCATGCTGGCTCACGCCAGACGCCGCCTGAGCCGCGCCGCCCTTCGTGGGCGGGCCCACCTCGTGCGCGGCGACATCCGGAGCCTGCCGTTCGAGTCACGGCGGTTCGCGCTGGTCGTGGCGCCGTACGGCATCCTGCAGTCGTTGCTGTCGGACGAGGATCTCGCGGCCGCGTTGTCGGCAGCGGCACGCGTCCTGGCGCCCGACGGCACGTTGGGGATCGACCTCGTGCCGGACGTACCCCGCTGGAAGGAGTACCGCAGGAGGGTCAGCCTGTCGGGCCGCCGGGGACGCCACGGCCCGCCCGTCGCGCTCGTCGAGTCGGTGCGCCAACAGCCCGAGCAGCACCTCACGGTCTTCGACCACGAGTACATCGAAGGCTGGGGCCGGCGCCGGCGGGTCCACCGCTTCTCGGTGGCGTTTCGCACCCTCCCCGTCAGGGCACTCATCGACCGGGTCGAGGCCCACGGGTTTCGCGTCGAGCACGTGCTCGGCGACTACGACGGCAAGCCCTGGGACGAACGCGCCGACACGTGGGTCATCCTGGCCTCACGGCGGTGATGTGGTAAGATTTACAGTCATTTTCAACGACTCCTCCAGCAAGGTGAGCAATGTCGGGCCACTCCAAATGGCACACCATCAAGCACAAGAAGGGCGCGGCCGACGCCAAGCGCGGGAAGATCTTCACGCGCATCATCAAGGAAATCACCGTCGCCGCCCGGACCGGTGGGGGTGACCCCGACTCGAACCCCCGGTTGCGCACCATCGTGGCCGAGGCCAAGTCGGTCAACATGCCGGCCGACAACATCAAGAAGGCCATCCAGCGCGGGACGGGCGAGCTGCCCGGCCAGTCGTACGAGGAAGTCACCTACGAAGGATACGGACCGGGCGGGGCGGCGGTCATCATCGACGTGCTGACCGACAACCGCAACCGGACGGTGAGCGAGCTTCGGCACCTGCTCTCCAAGCACGGCGGCAACCTCGGCGAGACGAACTCGGTGGCGTGGATGTTCGACAAGCGTGGCTACATCGTCGTCGACAAGACCCGAGCCGAGGAGGATGCGTTGATGGCGGCCGCGCTCGAGGCCGGGGCCGACGACATGCGCGACGACGGCGACAGCTGGGAGGTCCTGACCGCCCCGGCGGCGTACGACGCGGTGCTCGAGGCCGTCAAGGGGCTCGGCATCGAGCCCGACGCCGCGGAGGTCACCATGCTGCCCCAGAACTACGTGAAGCTCGAGGGCAAGACGGCGCAGCAGATGGTCCGGCTCATGGACGTGCTCGACGACCACGATGACGTGCGCAAGGTGTGGTCGAACTTCGACATCGAGGAGAAGGAGATCGAGGCCTCGCTGGCGTGAGGATCTTCGGCATCGATCCCGGGTCGGCGCGCACCGGGTTCGGCTGCATCGAATCCGACGGCAGCCGGTACCGCCTCGTCGCGGCCGGGGTCGTGACGCCGCCGCCGCGCGCGTCCTTTCCCGAGAAGCTGCTCGCCATCCACGACGGCCTGGCTGCGGAGATCGCCGCCGCGCGTCCCGACTGCGTCGCTATCGAGAACCTCTTCCATGCCACGAACGTGCGCAGCGCGCTCCAGTTGGGCCACGCCCGGGGCGTGGCGGTGCTCGCTGCCGTCGAGGCCGGGCTGCCCGTCGCCGAGTACACGCCCGCCGACATCAAGCGCGCGGTGGTGGGCTACGGCCGCGCCGAGAAAGGCCAGGTCCAGCAGATGATGAAGCTGCTGCTCGGTCTCGAGGCCGTGCCGGCGCCGCACGATGTCGCCGATGCCCTGGCGATTGCCGTCTGCCACCTGCACCGGATCGGACCGCTGGCCAGGGCCGGAGTCGACGCGCGGTCCGCGGCGCGTCCGGGGGGCCGCCCGAGGCGCTGGCGCGACCTGAAGGTGGCCCCGTGATCGCGTTCCTCAGGGGGCGGCTGATCGAGAAGCACCCCAACCGGCTGGTCGTCGACGTGCACGGCGTTGGCTACGACGTGCAGGTGCCGCTGTCGACCTTCTACGACCTCGCGGCGCCCGGCGAGGACGTCGCGCTCCGGATCCACACCCACGTGCGCGAGGACCAGATCGCCCTGTATGGGTTCGCGACGCGGCTCGAGCTCGACCTCTTCGAGCGGTTGATCGGGGTTGGCGGCATCGGCCCGAAGATCGCCCTCGCGGCGCTCTCCGGGATCGAGCCGCACGAACTGGTCCGGGCCGTCGGCTCGAACGATACCCGCCGCCTCTCGAGCATTCCGGGCATCGGCAAGAAGACCGCCGAGCGGATCAGCCTCGAACTGCGCGACAAGCTGCCCGCGCTGCCCGGCGTGGCCGCCGGGCCGGTCGCGGCCGGGCCGGCGGCCGACGCCGACAGGCGGGCCGACCTCGTTTCGGCGCTCGTCAACCTCGGCTACCCGCGGCCGTCGGCCGAGCGAGCCATCGACGGCGCCCTCGAAACCGAGGCGGACACGGTCCCGTTCGAACACCTTCTGCGGCGGGCCCTGCGCTCGCTGGCCCGGTCGTCGACACGATGAACGATCGCCTCGTGAACGCCGTGCGGGCCGACGAGGACGTCCAGTACGAGGTGGGCCTGCGCCCGCGCGTGCTCGACGAGTACATCGGCCAGGACCGCGTCCGCGAGAACCTCTCGGTCTCGATCGCGGCCGCGCGGCAGCGCGGCGAAGCGCTCGACCACGTGCTGCTGTACGGCCCGCCCGGCCTCGGCAAGACCACGCTGGCCTTCGTGATCGGCAACGAGATGCACGTGCCGGTGCGGGCGACCGCCGGCCCGGTGCTCGAGAAGCCCGGTGACCTCGCGGCCATCCTGACCGACCTGCAGGAGCGCGAGGTCCTCTTCATCGACGAGATTCACCGCATGTCACCGGTGATCGAGGAGATCCTCTATCCGGCGATGGAGGACTACGAGCTCGACATCGTCATCGGCCAGGGGCCAGGGGCCCGGTCGGTGAAGGTCCCGCTGCAGCGCTTCACGCTGGTGGGCGCGACCACCCGGACGGGCCTCCTGACGTCGCCGCTGCGGAGCCGTTTCGGCATCGTCCACCGGCTGGATTTCTACACCGTGCCCGACATGCACGAGATCGTGCGACGGTCGGCGCGGATTCTCGGGGTCCCGATCGACGACGACGCGGCGAGCGAGCTGGCCCGACGCTGCCGGGGGACGCCTCGCATCGCGAACCGGCTGCTGCGCCGCGTGCGCGATTACGCGCAGGTGCGCGCCGACGGGTCGATCACGCTCGACGTGGCGCACGCCGGACTGAAGCTGCTCGAGGTCGATGAGCACGGGTTCGACGAGGTCGATCGGCGGCTGCTGCGCGCCATCATCGACAAGTTCGGCGGCGGGCCCGTCGGCCTCGGTACACTGGCGGCCGCGATCAGCGAGGAGAAGGACGCCATCGAGGACATCTACGAGCCATTCCTCATGCAGATCGGGTTCCTCGAGCGCACGCCGCGCGGCCGGGTCGCGACCCCGCGCGCCTACGACTACTTCGGACTGACCGACCAGGGAAAGGACCAGCGACTGTGGTGACCGACACGACGCCATCTTCCCAGCGCAAGACCGCGCCGCCGGTGCGACGGGCGCAGATTCTCTCGCTGGCGACGTACGTGCCCCCGCGCGTGCTCACCAACGACGACCTCGAGAAGATGGTCGACACGTCGAACGAGTGGATCCTGCAGCGCACCGGGATCCGCGAACGCCACATCGTCGATCCGGGCGTCGCGACGTCCGACCTGGCGAAAGAGGCCGCTCTGCAGGCCATCGAGCGCGCCGGGCTCACCCCAGACGCGATCGACTTCATCGTCGTCGGCACGACGACGCCCGACACGGTGTTTCCGAGCACCGCGTGCCTGCTGCAGCACAAGATCGGGGCCACCCGCGCATGGGGATTCGATCTCGGCGCCGCCTGTTCGGGCTTCGTGTACGCGTTGACGGTCGCGGGGCAGATGGTCGCCAACGGTACGCACAAGTACGCGCTGGCCGTGGGCGCCGACGTGATGTCGAGCATCATCGACTACACCGACCGGGCGACGTGCGTGCTCTTCGGCGACGGCGCTGGCGCCGTCGTCGTCGGGCCGGCAGAGGACGAGGCCTTCGGGATCCTCGACTACGCACACGAGATCGACGGCAGCGGCGGTCCGGCCCTCTGTATGCCGGCCGGCGGCAGCCGGCTGCCCGCCTCGCACGAGACGGTCGACCAGCGCCTGCACTACGTGCACCAGGACGGCCAGGCCGTGTTCAAGTTCGCCGTGCGCAAGACCGAGGAGATCTGCCGGCGCCTCCTCACCAGCAATGGCCTCGGGCCCGACGACGTCGACCTGCTCGTCTCGCACCAGGCCAATCAGCGCATCATCCGCTCGGCAGCCGACCGCCTCGGCCTGTCGCAGGAGAAGGTCGTCATCAACATCGAGCGGTTCGGCAACACCACGGCCGCCACGATTCCGCTCGCGTTGACCGACGCCATCGCCGATGGCCGCCTGAAGCGAGGCGACCTCGTCGTGCTCACGTCGGTTGGCGCCGGGTTCACCGTGGGCTCGGTGCTGCTGCGGTGGTCCGTCGCCTGACGCCCGGATGATCCGCACGGGAGGTCGGTCCCGTCACCGGCTCCCCCGTCGGCGAGGGCCGGCCGATCGCAGGCGCGGTCATCCCCGTGGGTCCGGTCGGGAGCGCCTGCCGGGAACGCGCCGGCGCATCGACGGACTCCTGGCAGTCGTGACGGCGCTCGTGGCCCTCGTCCACGGCCACGGGTCGACGCTCGTCTTACCAAGTCTCTCCGTGTCAGCACTTTGAAGTGTGCTGCTCGAGTGCCGAACCCCTCGCCACGCATTCGGCATCGACCTTGCTTCTTCTGTCCTGTCTCGTGTCAGTCGTCGTCATACTCGGTCCGGACACATCCGTTCGTTCAGGAGGAGAGGGTCATGCCCAAAGACACCTTGTCGGTGGTCGACAACCGGACGGGCCAGCAGTTCGAGTTCGCCATCAAGGACGGCACGGTCTCGGCGCTGGACTTCCGCAAGATCAAGGTCGACAAAGAAGACTTCGGCCTGATGACGTACGACCCGGCGTTCATGAACACGGCCAACTGCCGGAGTTCGATCACCTTCATCGACGGCGACAAGGGCATTCTCCGGTATCGCGGGTACCCCATCGAGGAGCTGGCCGAGGAGAAGGCGTTCCTGGAGGTCGCATGGCTGCTGCTGCACGGTGAGCTGCCGTCGCAGGAGGAGTACGACGCCTGGCGGGCGGACGTGACCGTCCACACGATGGTGCACGAGAACATCAAGAAGTTCGTCGACGGCTTCCAGTACGACGCGCACCCGATGGGCATCTTCCTGAGCACGGTGGGCGCGCTGTCGACCTTCTACCCCGAGGCCAAGCACGTCGACGACCCGGCCAACCGCAAGCTGCAGATCCTGAGGCTCATCGCGAAGGTCCCGACCATCGCGGCCTACGCCTACCGCCACCGGATGGGCCTGCCCTACGTGCTGCCCGACAACGACCTGAGCTACACCGGCAACTTCCTGAACCTGCTGTTCAAGATGGCCGAGGTGAAGTACCAGGTGAACCCCGTTCTCGAGCGGGCGCTCGACATTCTC
The nucleotide sequence above comes from Acidobacteriota bacterium. Encoded proteins:
- the ruvC gene encoding crossover junction endodeoxyribonuclease RuvC; this encodes MRIFGIDPGSARTGFGCIESDGSRYRLVAAGVVTPPPRASFPEKLLAIHDGLAAEIAAARPDCVAIENLFHATNVRSALQLGHARGVAVLAAVEAGLPVAEYTPADIKRAVVGYGRAEKGQVQQMMKLLLGLEAVPAPHDVADALAIAVCHLHRIGPLARAGVDARSAARPGGRPRRWRDLKVAP
- a CDS encoding methyltransferase domain-containing protein, producing MEGWEGWDDYAPFYDWENAQTVGRRDVAFWRRLARQTGGRVLELGCGTGRITVPLARTGLPVVGIDRSGAMLAHARRRLSRAALRGRAHLVRGDIRSLPFESRRFALVVAPYGILQSLLSDEDLAAALSAAARVLAPDGTLGIDLVPDVPRWKEYRRRVSLSGRRGRHGPPVALVESVRQQPEQHLTVFDHEYIEGWGRRRRVHRFSVAFRTLPVRALIDRVEAHGFRVEHVLGDYDGKPWDERADTWVILASRR
- the ruvB gene encoding Holliday junction branch migration DNA helicase RuvB → MNDRLVNAVRADEDVQYEVGLRPRVLDEYIGQDRVRENLSVSIAAARQRGEALDHVLLYGPPGLGKTTLAFVIGNEMHVPVRATAGPVLEKPGDLAAILTDLQEREVLFIDEIHRMSPVIEEILYPAMEDYELDIVIGQGPGARSVKVPLQRFTLVGATTRTGLLTSPLRSRFGIVHRLDFYTVPDMHEIVRRSARILGVPIDDDAASELARRCRGTPRIANRLLRRVRDYAQVRADGSITLDVAHAGLKLLEVDEHGFDEVDRRLLRAIIDKFGGGPVGLGTLAAAISEEKDAIEDIYEPFLMQIGFLERTPRGRVATPRAYDYFGLTDQGKDQRLW
- a CDS encoding YebC/PmpR family DNA-binding transcriptional regulator — protein: MSGHSKWHTIKHKKGAADAKRGKIFTRIIKEITVAARTGGGDPDSNPRLRTIVAEAKSVNMPADNIKKAIQRGTGELPGQSYEEVTYEGYGPGGAAVIIDVLTDNRNRTVSELRHLLSKHGGNLGETNSVAWMFDKRGYIVVDKTRAEEDALMAAALEAGADDMRDDGDSWEVLTAPAAYDAVLEAVKGLGIEPDAAEVTMLPQNYVKLEGKTAQQMVRLMDVLDDHDDVRKVWSNFDIEEKEIEASLA
- a CDS encoding ketoacyl-ACP synthase III, translating into MRRAQILSLATYVPPRVLTNDDLEKMVDTSNEWILQRTGIRERHIVDPGVATSDLAKEAALQAIERAGLTPDAIDFIVVGTTTPDTVFPSTACLLQHKIGATRAWGFDLGAACSGFVYALTVAGQMVANGTHKYALAVGADVMSSIIDYTDRATCVLFGDGAGAVVVGPAEDEAFGILDYAHEIDGSGGPALCMPAGGSRLPASHETVDQRLHYVHQDGQAVFKFAVRKTEEICRRLLTSNGLGPDDVDLLVSHQANQRIIRSAADRLGLSQEKVVINIERFGNTTAATIPLALTDAIADGRLKRGDLVVLTSVGAGFTVGSVLLRWSVA
- a CDS encoding dioxygenase; its protein translation is MMTAQPDRIERRARDWWRTPVLFVSHGSPLVTNDEGFKQTLRRFGLGLGVPRAVVAISAHWTAMRPIRVTASRQPERIRDYAGFPAWVDAGVPTLPGAPAEASRVATLLNGRGLGALLDQGRGLDSAVWLPLALLFPGARIPTVQVSLPAPIAPDEMLAIGEALAPLRRDGVVLLASGGIVHNEARARFDQPRPPTEAWAMAFDSWMRDRLEADDTGAILNYRRQGPMAHLAAPTSEHLDPLFFALGSRLQGDRCHVIYEGFHGGILSLRTFAFAGRRQGDLRLPPEWTLRTSRP
- a CDS encoding citrate synthase; this translates as MPKDTLSVVDNRTGQQFEFAIKDGTVSALDFRKIKVDKEDFGLMTYDPAFMNTANCRSSITFIDGDKGILRYRGYPIEELAEEKAFLEVAWLLLHGELPSQEEYDAWRADVTVHTMVHENIKKFVDGFQYDAHPMGIFLSTVGALSTFYPEAKHVDDPANRKLQILRLIAKVPTIAAYAYRHRMGLPYVLPDNDLSYTGNFLNLLFKMAEVKYQVNPVLERALDILFILHADHEQNCSTTAMRGIGSSRVDPYSALAGAAAALYGPLHGGANEAVLHMLKEIGTFSAIPGFVEKVKKGEGKLMGFGHRIYKSYDPRARILKEMAYKVFEQTGANPLLDIALELERIALSDDYFISRKLYPNVDFYSGLIYQAMKFPVEIFPVLFAIPRTVGWLAQWEEMLLDSEQKIARPRQVYVGSGVRHLAGVKVSKA
- the ruvA gene encoding Holliday junction branch migration protein RuvA, with translation MIAFLRGRLIEKHPNRLVVDVHGVGYDVQVPLSTFYDLAAPGEDVALRIHTHVREDQIALYGFATRLELDLFERLIGVGGIGPKIALAALSGIEPHELVRAVGSNDTRRLSSIPGIGKKTAERISLELRDKLPALPGVAAGPVAAGPAADADRRADLVSALVNLGYPRPSAERAIDGALETEADTVPFEHLLRRALRSLARSSTR